In Chlorogloeopsis sp. ULAP01, one DNA window encodes the following:
- a CDS encoding DUF167 domain-containing protein gives MQKKVKVKPNSKIQKIEEEADGSLTVHLKSPPVDGKANQELIQVLAEKFNVPKNSIRIKSGFNSRQKLIEINK, from the coding sequence ATGCAAAAAAAGGTCAAAGTTAAGCCAAATTCCAAAATTCAAAAAATAGAGGAAGAAGCGGACGGGAGCTTAACTGTACATTTAAAATCTCCCCCAGTAGATGGTAAGGCTAATCAAGAGTTAATTCAAGTGTTAGCAGAGAAATTTAATGTGCCAAAAAATAGCATTAGAATTAAATCTGGTTTTAATTCCAGGCAAAAGTTAATTGAAATTAATAAATAA
- a CDS encoding glutathione S-transferase family protein, with amino-acid sequence METLRLYDFLPSGNGYKIRLLLSQIGMPFERVEVNILKGESRTPEFLSKNPAGKIPLLEIEPGKYLAESNAILIYLSEGTEFLPYDRLLRAQVLQWLFFEQNSHEPFIATSRFWMSILGKGEKYKEAIEQKSKPGYAALNLMESYLQTHNFFVGERYTIADIALFAYTHVADEGGFDLTQFPAIQAWIERVKAQPGYISITEESKYCI; translated from the coding sequence ATGGAAACGCTGCGTTTGTACGATTTTTTACCTTCGGGTAACGGCTACAAGATACGTCTTTTATTATCGCAAATTGGTATGCCATTTGAGAGGGTAGAGGTCAATATATTGAAAGGAGAGTCTAGAACGCCTGAATTTTTAAGCAAAAATCCAGCTGGGAAAATTCCGTTGCTAGAAATTGAACCAGGTAAATACTTGGCAGAATCAAATGCCATCTTAATTTATCTCAGTGAAGGGACAGAATTTTTACCTTATGACCGTTTGTTACGAGCGCAAGTGCTACAGTGGTTATTTTTTGAACAGAACAGTCATGAACCTTTTATTGCTACATCTAGATTTTGGATGAGTATACTAGGCAAAGGTGAAAAATATAAAGAAGCTATAGAGCAAAAAAGTAAACCTGGTTATGCAGCACTTAACTTGATGGAAAGTTATTTGCAGACTCATAATTTTTTTGTTGGAGAGCGTTATACGATCGCAGACATTGCTTTGTTTGCATATACTCATGTAGCCGATGAAGGTGGGTTTGATTTGACACAATTCCCTGCCATTCAAGCTTGGATTGAAAGGGTGAAAGCACAGCCGGGATATATTAGTATTACTGAAGAATCTAAGTATTGTATTTAA
- a CDS encoding SOS response-associated peptidase, with protein sequence MCGRFTLSVIPEVLAQAFHLEQVPDIEPQYNIAPTQMVGTVLYNSQNHKREFQQLRWGLIPSWAKDSSMGAKLINARAETVAEKPAFRSAFKRRRCLVVADGFYEWQKQDGKKQPYYFRLQNGQPFGFAGLWEEWESPQKQQIKSCTILTTQANDLLQPLHDRMPVILTEQDYQMWLNCQMQEPEVLQQLLQPYKSEEMIGYPVSTLVNNPKHNSSECIIGLNTENAPVNQLN encoded by the coding sequence ATGTGTGGAAGATTTACTTTAAGCGTTATTCCAGAGGTTTTAGCTCAAGCTTTCCATCTTGAACAAGTTCCAGATATAGAGCCGCAATATAACATTGCACCTACGCAAATGGTGGGGACAGTTTTATATAACTCCCAAAACCACAAGCGTGAATTTCAGCAGTTGCGGTGGGGATTAATTCCTTCATGGGCAAAAGACTCAAGTATGGGAGCTAAACTAATTAACGCTAGAGCGGAAACCGTAGCAGAAAAACCTGCTTTTCGCTCTGCTTTCAAGCGCAGACGATGTCTAGTAGTGGCAGATGGTTTTTACGAATGGCAAAAGCAAGATGGCAAAAAACAGCCTTATTATTTTCGCCTTCAGAATGGGCAACCCTTTGGTTTTGCTGGGTTGTGGGAAGAGTGGGAATCTCCCCAAAAGCAACAGATTAAATCCTGTACAATTTTGACAACCCAAGCCAACGATTTACTGCAACCACTCCACGATCGCATGCCAGTCATTCTTACCGAGCAGGATTACCAGATGTGGCTAAATTGCCAAATGCAAGAACCAGAAGTATTACAGCAGCTATTACAGCCCTATAAATCCGAGGAAATGATTGGCTACCCAGTTAGCACCTTGGTTAACAATCCCAAGCACAATAGCTCAGAATGTATCATTGGGCTTAACACGGAGAATGCTCCTGTAAATCAGTTAAATTAG
- a CDS encoding photosystem I assembly protein Ycf3 — MPRTQKNDNFIDKSFTVMADLILKLLPANQKAKEAFAYYRDGMSAQSEGEYAEALDNYKEALKLEEDSQDRSFILYNMGLIHASNGEHEQALELYHQALECNPRLPQALNNIAVIYHYMGEKAREAGDEDGGEALFDKAADYWIRAIRMAPNNYIEAQNWLKTTGRMQIDVFF; from the coding sequence ATGCCAAGAACTCAGAAAAACGATAACTTTATCGATAAATCTTTTACCGTCATGGCGGATCTAATCTTGAAGCTCCTGCCAGCGAATCAAAAAGCGAAAGAAGCCTTTGCTTATTACCGAGATGGGATGTCAGCGCAGTCAGAAGGTGAATACGCTGAAGCCCTAGACAATTACAAAGAAGCTTTAAAACTAGAGGAAGATTCTCAAGATCGGAGTTTTATTCTTTACAATATGGGTCTAATTCATGCTAGTAACGGCGAGCATGAACAGGCTTTAGAGCTATATCATCAAGCACTTGAATGTAATCCTCGTTTACCTCAAGCTTTGAACAACATCGCTGTGATCTACCATTACATGGGAGAAAAAGCTAGGGAAGCGGGAGACGAAGACGGAGGCGAAGCTTTGTTTGATAAAGCTGCCGATTATTGGATTAGAGCAATTCGTATGGCTCCCAATAACTACATCGAAGCCCAAAACTGGCTGAAAACTACAGGGCGGATGCAAATAGACGTATTCTTTTAG
- the gatC gene encoding Asp-tRNA(Asn)/Glu-tRNA(Gln) amidotransferase subunit GatC yields the protein MIDREQVRKVAHLARLELTPEEEEKFTTQLGSILDYFEQLSELDVSNVPPTTRAIDVSNVTRPDNLQPYPDREAILQSSPQQEGEFFKVPKILNEE from the coding sequence ATGATTGACCGTGAACAAGTTCGTAAAGTAGCTCATTTGGCTCGTTTAGAATTGACACCAGAAGAAGAAGAAAAATTCACTACTCAATTGGGAAGTATTCTCGATTACTTCGAGCAGTTGAGCGAACTAGATGTTAGCAATGTGCCACCTACAACACGGGCAATCGATGTCAGTAACGTGACACGCCCTGATAATTTGCAACCTTACCCCGATCGCGAAGCTATTCTCCAAAGTTCACCACAACAAGAAGGCGAATTTTTCAAAGTGCCAAAAATCCTCAACGAGGAATAG
- a CDS encoding glutathione S-transferase family protein, translated as MGLGILKDGKWISEREQEDSEGKFIRPSTTFRNKITADGSSGFKAEPGRYHLYISWACPWACRTAILRQLKGLQDAIALSVVAPEIHDNGWEFSDEPGAIPDTVNGANYLWQIYLQADPNYSGRVTVPVLWDTQKHTIVNNESREIMRMFDTEFNDIATHDVNFYPEKLQKVIDETIDAIYQPINNGVYRAGFATKQSAYDQAVTELFAALDDWEKVLSEQRYLCGNQITEADWCMFTTLFRFDSVYYVHFKCNLRRIVDYPNLWNYLKDLYQQPGVKETCNLDHIKRHYYRSHPKVNPTRIVPKGPLIDFDAPHNRDQVFAQ; from the coding sequence ATGGGTTTGGGAATTCTCAAGGATGGTAAGTGGATATCCGAACGAGAGCAAGAAGATTCAGAAGGTAAATTTATCCGTCCTTCAACCACTTTCCGTAACAAGATTACAGCCGATGGTTCAAGTGGGTTTAAAGCTGAACCGGGGCGCTATCACTTGTACATTTCTTGGGCTTGCCCTTGGGCGTGTCGTACTGCGATTTTACGTCAGTTAAAAGGACTGCAAGATGCGATCGCTTTATCAGTAGTTGCACCAGAAATTCACGATAATGGTTGGGAATTCTCAGATGAACCAGGAGCCATTCCCGATACAGTAAATGGAGCAAACTATCTCTGGCAAATTTATTTGCAAGCCGATCCGAACTACAGTGGACGAGTTACTGTCCCAGTTTTATGGGATACACAAAAGCATACAATTGTCAATAACGAATCCCGCGAAATTATGCGGATGTTCGATACTGAATTCAATGACATTGCCACCCATGATGTTAATTTTTACCCAGAAAAATTGCAAAAAGTTATTGATGAGACAATAGATGCCATTTATCAACCGATTAATAATGGTGTGTATCGGGCAGGCTTTGCAACTAAGCAATCGGCATATGATCAAGCAGTAACAGAGTTATTTGCTGCTTTGGATGATTGGGAAAAAGTATTGTCAGAGCAACGCTATTTGTGTGGCAATCAAATTACTGAAGCAGATTGGTGTATGTTTACTACTCTATTCCGCTTCGATAGTGTTTATTATGTACACTTCAAATGTAACTTACGCCGTATAGTAGACTACCCCAACTTGTGGAATTATCTCAAAGACTTGTACCAGCAACCAGGAGTCAAGGAAACTTGCAACCTTGACCACATTAAGAGACATTATTACCGTAGCCATCCTAAAGTTAACCCTACTCGCATTGTTCCGAAAGGGCCATTGATTGATTTTGATGCTCCACACAATCGCGATCAAGTTTTTGCACAGTAA